CAATGGCCCCCGAGACATCCCAGCCTTGCTGTGAAAAACTGGCGGTCGCATCTGCCAAAGGAACTTTCTCGGCGCGAGATGCCGCATCCAGGGAAGCCGCCTGGACAGAGAATTCGTGCAGTACGAAGTTGGTCCGCTGTGGATCGCCGCGTCCTGGTCCCATTCCTGGCAACGATTCGTCGGTCAGGGCCTCTAGTTTAAAGCCCGTGATGTTCTTCAGCTTGGTGTGAACAGTGATGGTGTACGTGTCCGTGGCGGGTGGATCGCCGACGAGCAAGATTGAGCCATCGTCCAAGATCTTATGCCCGGCATCGCCGGCGGAATCGAAATCGATGGGGACGAGTATTTCGGCCTTCGGTTCCTCCTCTGCGGTTGCTGTTGTTGTGGTGGTGGAAAAATTCGCCAATCCAGCTTTCAAACCGGCGATTTCCTGCGTCAGTTTTTCTCGCTGCTGTTCGAAGGCAGGATCCTTGATGTCTAGGTAAGGCCCGAGGAAACGAATGGAACCGGGCACTCTGGGATTTGATCGTTCGGCTTCGATCTCAGTTTGGTTGAAGTACGCGAACAGCCCGTAATAGTCGCGGTGAGTAATCGGATCGTACTTGTGATCGTGACACTGAGCGCACTCGAACGTCGTCCCGAGCCAAACGGCACCAAGCGTGTTCACGCGGTCGAACACCTGGTTCACGCGATTCTCTTCGGGGTCGGTTCCGGCTTCCACGTTGCAAGGAGCACAGCGGTTGAACCCGCTGGCGATTCGTTGGTCCTGCGTGGCATTCGGGAGCAAGTCGCCGGCCAACTGCTCGAGCGTGAACTGGTCGAACGGCATGTCGTCGTTGAGTGCGCGAATGACCCAATCGCGATAGGGCCACAGCTCGCGCAGGTCGTCCCGTTGAAATCCGTGAGAGTCGGCATAGCGAGCGGCATCGAGCCACGGGCGAGCCCATTTTTCGCCGTATTGAGGGGAACGCAACAGCTCATCGACCAGCTTTTCAACGGCCGACGGCAGATCGCGACTTGCTGCCTGCTCGAAGGCAGTCACTTGTGCGGGCGTGGGAGGAAGTCCGATGACGTCGAAATAAAGTCGCCGGGCGATGACGGCAGCGCTGGCGGGCGGCGAAGGCTGGAGGCCTGCGGATTTCAACTTGTCTAGGACGAATGCATCGACTGGATGGCTGCTTGATTGTGGGAGCGGCGCTTTCACCGGCGTGACATAAGCCCAATGTCGCGCGAGTTTCGCACCGGCGGGCCAAACGGCACCGGCGTTGATCCAGTCGCGAATCCTGGCGACTTCATCCGGTGTGAGGACATCGCCCCGGTTCGGCATTACTTCGGAATCGCTCTTAGGCAGCGAAATGCGCCGCAGCAATTCGCTGTTGGCTGCTTTGCCCGCCACCACGACCGTGCCGCTATCGCCCCCTTTCTGCAGCGATTCTGCAGTATCGAGTTTGAGTCCACCGGCCGCCTTTTCGCGGCCGTGGCATTCAAAACAAGATCGCTGCAGAACTGGAAGCACGTCGCGCGCGAAATCAACTTCCGCGGCAAGCGAGGCGCAAGAGCCCACCACGACAAGAACGGCAGCGAGCAGAGAACGAACAACCATATGCGCTGGGCCTATTCTTTGTTTTTGTTTTTTGATGGCTGCTTTTTCGACTGCTGCTTTTTGTTGGCCGGACCATTCTGATAGGTCTTCCACCAGGTAGGCCCTTCGGCCTCAATCTCCGCATTCAATTTCTTGAGTTCAGCTTGCATCTCGCCAAACTTGGCTGGTTCCTTCTCTTTCAAATCGTCCTGTTCAACCGGATCGGACTTCAGGTTGTAGAGTTCGAACTGCGTAAGGGGTTCATCGGCAACGATCTTCCAATCGCCAATCCGCATCGCTGTTTTCATCGGCCCGGGAGCAATCACGCAGCGCCAATAGAGCGGTCGCGAACGTTCCACTACTTTGCCTTCCAGAGCCGGTAGCAAATCTCCACCGTCCAGCACGCGATCGGCGGGCAATTTGGCTCCGGCGAGTTTCACTGCAGTGACGAAGATATCGGAGCCAATGACCGGTACAGCACTCTTGCTCCCTGCCGCTACGCTGGCTTTATTCAGGCTGGTAGGCAGCTTCACAATTCCTGGGACGCGAATTCCCCCTTCGTAGACGGCCCGCTTGCGGCCGCGCAGGCCTCCGGTCGAACCTCGGCCCGGCGATTTAATCCCATCACCTTCGGGGCCGTTATCGGAGGTGAAGATCACGAGCGTATCGTCGGTCAATTTCAATTCATCGAGCGTCTTTAGCAACTTGCCGAAGGCCGCGTCGAGTTGGCTGACGTTGGCATGATGTTCACGCTGGACGTCGTCGGTCAGGTCGGGATAGAGCGCCTTGAATTCGGGTGCCGACTTGATTGGGTAATGAGGCTCATGTGCCCAGACCGACAGGAGAAACGGCTTCGCCGCGTCCCGCTTGGTTTTCAGCCAGGTTGCTGCCTCATCGACAATGATGTGCGACGAATAGCCTTCGACCTTGCCGATTGGCTTGCCGTTGCGAACAAAGTTGCTCGGGTTCTCGTGGCTGGGGGCCGCATTGTTTTGCGTCGCGAGCCAATGGTCATATCCATGGTCGTTGGGCTGCGGCTGCGTGGGCTGGTTGAAGTGCGAATTGAGATGCCATTTGCCAACGTGGCACGTTTCGTAACCCACTTCCTTCAGCAGTTTGGGGAGCGCGAGTTCACTCGATCGCAAATGGATTTCGCGATTCTCGGGAATCCACGTGAAGACGCCATTTCGATACGGAGTGCGCCCCGTGAGAATGGCTGATCGCGAGGGACTGCAGACGGCACTCGCGGAATAGCAGTTCTGCAGCAACACGCCCCGCTTGGCAAACTCGTTGAGATTGGGAGTCTTGATGATCGGATGGCCATACACGCCCAGATCGCCATGCCCCAGGTCATCTGCCAGAAAGACAACGATATTCGGCTGCTTGGTTTGGGCCGCAGCAGTGGCGGCCAATAAGAGCCCGAGAACAAGGGCAAGAATTTGATTGCCCAACTGGTGGGACGATGCTGTCATGTGAGACGTCATTAGGGAACCACGGGAGAGGATGCAGCGAATGTTCCGAATGTACAACATCCATGCGCGAAACACAGATTTTATTGACCCGGACGAGCCGACGATGATATAAACATAACTTGATTAGAAGCCCCGCCTATAGCTGCCCACCAAGTTCCACGGAGATTTGCCGATGCTCACGGTAACAGGGAACGAACACCGCCATTGCGACGGCGTATCGCGACGTTCGGTGCTGAAGATCGGCGGTCTCGCGATGGGGGGCTTGTCGCTGTCGCAATTGCTGTCGGCAGAAGCAGCGGCCAAGCAACCGCAGCGGCAAAAATCGATCATCATGATCTTCCTGACCGGCGGCCCGCCTCATCAGGATATGGTCGATCTGAAAATGGATGCCCCGGTGGAGATTCGGGGCGAGTTCCGGCCGATTGCCACCAAGGTTCCCGGCATTCAAATCTGCGAACATCTCCCCGGCTTAGCTGCGACCATCGACAAGTGGACGATCATCCGCTCGCTGGTGGGTTCTGAAGGCAGGCATGCGGCCTTTCAATGCAACACGGGCTGGCCGGTGACGCAGCAGCCTGCGGGTGGCTGGCCGTCGTTCGGGTCGGTCGTATCGAAACTTAAAGGACCGGCCAATCCTGGCACTCCGCCGTTCGTCAGCCTGGCGAACAAGATGAAGAACCGCCCCTGGGGCGATCCTGGACAACCCGGATTCGTCGGTCAGGCATTTGCCCCGTTCACACCCAACGCCGACGGTGCCGGGACTTTGTCGGTGGGGAGCGTATCGGTCGAGCAGATGGCCGATCGTCGCGCTTTGGCTCAGCAACTGGACCGCTTCAAGCGTACGGCCGATGCCAACGGAGCCATCGAAGGACTCGATGCCTATCAGCAGCAGGCCTTCAGCATTTTGACTTCCGGCCGGTTGGCCGAAGCTCTCGATCTCTCGAAGGAAGACCCCAAGCTGCGCGATCGTTACGGCCGCGGCTCGACGGAAAATTCGGGCTACGGCGATGCTGGTCCGCTGATGAACGATTACTTCCTGGTGGCCCGCCGCCTGGTCGAATCGGGTGTGCGCGTGGTGAGCCTCGCTTATGGCCGTTGGGATTGGCACGGCCGCCCGCACGGAACAACGTTCGATAACGCTCGCGATCACTTGCCGCTGCTCGATCAAGGGTTGACCGCGCTAATGGAAGATCTCACTGCCCGCGGCATGATCGACGATGTATCGATTATTGTCTGGGGCGAATTTGGCCGCACGCCACGCATCAACAAGAACGGCGGCCGCGATCACTGGCCCAATGTCGGCTGCGGGCTGCTCGCTGGCGGCGGTATGAAGACCGGCCAGGTAATCGGCGCGACGGATCGACTGGGGGATCACGCAACCGAACGACCGGTTCATTTTCAGGATGTGTTCGCCACGCTCTACAACCGTATGGGAATCGATATCAACCGGGCCACGGTCAACGACCTGAGCGGTCGGCCTCGTTACCTGGTCGATCACACGCAGTACCAACCTTTGCGGGAAGTGATTTAGCGCGATGCCGACGCTCGAACTGCTCCACACGCTGACTCATCCGAATTCAGCCTATGCAGTGGCCTTTTCGCCGGATGGCAAGTTGCTCGCAACCGCGAGCCTCGACAATACCCTCAAGAATTGGGATGTCGCCAGCGGGAAAGAACTTGCCCGCCTGAGCGGTCATGGCGACGGTGTCTGCGGCGTGGCCTTTTCGCTGGATGGCAAGAAGCTCTATTCGGCCAGCATGGACAAGACCGTTCGCGTCTGGGATGTCGCCAGTGGCGGTGTCGAAGCGACGCACGGCGGGCACGGCGCGTATATCGAGAGCTTTGCGATCTCGGCTGACGGAACAACAGTCGCCACCGGCAGCCACGATAAGTCGGTGCGAGTCATTGCCGCCGATTCGGGCAGTTTGAAAGGAACTTTAGTCGGTCATGCCGACGCCGTCTTTGCGGTCGCACTCTCCCCCGATGGCAAGCGCGCCGCCTCCGGCAGCAATGATGGCACATTGCGACTTTGGGATGTGGCCAGCGGCAAAGGTCGCACGGTGGCCAATAACGATGGCGTACCGCAAGCCGTCATTTTTTTGAACGACGGCAAGAGCGTCGTCTCTGGCGGCAACGAAGGATTGATTGAATTCTGGAACTTTGCCACCGGCGAGCGTTTTCAAACGTTCGAGGGGCATCAAGGCATGGTGAAGAGCCTGGCAATTTCCGCCGATGATCGCTGGCTGGTGAGTGGCGGAACCGATGGCACGGTGCGGTTGTGGAATGTCGAACTCGGCAAGCAGATCGCGTCGGTTGCCGCCCACAAGAACAATATCTACGGCGTCGCCATCGCGCCCCATAAGAAGCAACTCGCTTCGGCCAGCTTCGATCGTTCGATCAAGGTCTGGGCAATCCGCGACTAGGTTTATCAACACCCCCCTTTTGCGTGCATCACAGACAAGCCGTTCAGTGGCAACGAATTACGTCCGAATTGCAAGTCCTCAAATCATCCTGTTTGTTGATAAACCTCGTAACCGCTGACGCTCGTACGACCAGGGTCGGCGTTGGTTTTCGGGCTGGCTGGTCGCCGTTAACCGTTGCAGCCTATCTAAACGCTTCTTCCACCAGGTTGCCAAACAGCCGATTAAATTATGACGACTTAGTGATTTATTGTCAAGTAACTGGCGATCATATTTTGCTGCTGTTTTGGTCCGGACGGTCCTCGCCTCTTTCAATAATTCGTAATACTCGCGTGCTTAAGTCAACTGCAGCCGGGCAGCGGTCAGCGTATTGAGCATCAGCATGACGACGGTGAGTGGCCCCACCCCGCGCGGCACCGGTGTGATGGCGCTGGCGATTTCACGGACGGCTTCGTAATCCACGTCGCCGCAGAGACCCGTTTCAGTGCGATTGATACCGACATCGATCACCACTGCACCGGGCTTGACCATATCGGCCTTGATGAACTTGGGAATGCCGATCGCGGCCACCAGCACATCGGCGGTGCGGGTGATAGCTGCCAGATCGCTCGTACGGCTATGGCAAACGGTTACAGTCCCATTGCAGCAATTGGGGCCAACGGGTGAATCTTTGGCAGCGAGCAACGTGGCGACGGGCTTGCCGACAATGTCGCTACGGCCGACGACCACGCACTGCTTGCCGGCGACAGAGATTCCACTTCGATCCAAAATCTGCAGCACCCCGTGCGGCGTACAGGGAAGAAAGCGTGGCCGTCCCTGAACAAGCAGCCCGACATTTTCAGGATGAAAACAATCGACGTCCTTGAGCGGATGAACCGCATCCAGAATCTTGGCCGACCGAATCTGCGGCGGCAGGGGAAGCTGGACCAAAATGCCGTTGATGTCTTCATCGGCATTCAATTTGGCAATCAGTTCGAGCAATTCCTCTTCGCCAGTTTCGGCGGGCAAGCGGTGCATCTTGCTTTCGATGCCGACCCGATCGCAGGCCAGGCGCTTGTTGCGCACGTACACGGCGCTCGCAGGATCATCGCCCACGAGGACCGCGGCCAGCGTGGGGCCGTCGCCATTGTTTTGAATGAAGTCGGCGACTTCCTCCGCCAATTCGATCTCGATTTGCGAAGCGATGGCCTTGCCATCCAGAACCGTACCGGCCACGCGTGAATTCCTTCGAAGGTTTGCAGAATCTGGTTGAACTAGCGCAGGCCTATTGTACGGATCATCGTCCGGGGCTGGTAGGCTTGCCCGCTCGTCGCCCGTTCGTCGAGGCGATAAGTTGAGAACCGTTGAATTCTTAACCGTTCTGGATACCAACCCGCCTCATGCGTTGCCTGGCTCTGTTTACCGGTGGTCTCGATTCGCAAATCGCCGTGCGGATGATGCAGCGACAAGCGATTGAAGTGATTGGCGTTCACATCCGCACGCCGTTCACTCCGCCGGCGAACGATGCGCGCGTGGCAGCGGAACGGGTGGGAATCGAGTTGCGAGAAATTGAGTGGTTGACAGACTATCTCAACTTGCTTCGGCGTCCGCTGTTTGGCTTTGCGCAGGAAATGGCGCCGTGTCTCGATTGCCGCATCGGTATGCTTCAGCGCGCTCAGCAACAACTGGAGTCGCTCGCTGCGTCATTCCTCATTTCCGGCGAAGTGGTTGGTCAGCGCCCAAGCAGCTTGCGCTCGCGCGATCTGGAGTCGATTGCCGTGCATGGCGGTGTCGACGATTTGTTGCTGCGGCCCCTCTCAGCCCAGTTATTACCGCCGACATTGCCCGAACGGAATGGTTGGGTCGACCGCACGCAGCTGCATGGCTGGCATGGCCGCGGGCGGAGAGAGCAACTGCTACTCGCGCGCGAGTGGAATCTCGTCAGCGAGCGCGAACAACAGAACAGTTGCCTGTTGCTCGAGCCGACCTACGCCGGTCGACTGCGCTTCTTATTGAAGCAGTCGTCGAATCCTCCGCTTTGGCACCTCGCCACGCTCAAGTTCGGTCGGCACTTTGGACTTGAAAACCGGGCACACATTGTCGTTGCCAAAAACGCCGATGAGGGCCGCGAACTAACGACTCTGTTCGACGCCAACGTGGCCACTGCAAATGTCGCCTTGTTGCAACCGTTGAACTTTCGAGGCCCACTAGCACTGCTGATTGGCAACATTGACGATGGCACACTGCAAGCAGCGGCCACTCTGGTGGCCCGTTATGGGAAAGACGTGCTGCCAGAGGAGTCAACGATTTCTGTGCGCGGAACAGTCGATCGACACGTGACAGTTCCCTGTGCTCAGCCCGACCAGGTTGTTGCACCTTGGCACTGAAGCGCTAACGGTGAGGTCCGTTTGTAGTGATTAGGGCAAACGTGACGTCCTGGTTCGACACCAACTCTCGTCTTCCACTTCTCGGCAGCCCGTTCAGGCAGGTGGATGTCGTAGGTTTCTATGTTCTGAGAAGATCGTCGCGCTTGGTTCGAGCACCGTCAGTGGGAATCTTGTTATGGGCCTCTGGCTGCCAACATTTGGTCGGTCCCTTTCCACCGTAACGGCAGCAGAACCGCTCGCTTTGCCGCGCGGCCATATTCCCGCGCTGGATGGGATTCGCGGCCTCGCGATTCTGTTGGTAACGGCCTATCGCTTCGCTGGTCCGCACGATGCGGAAACGCCCGATTGGATCATGCCGCTCATTAACTTCGGCAATCGGGGTGTCGATCTGTTTTTCGTGCTCTCGGGGTTCCTGATCACCGGCATTCTCTTCGAGGGGAAGGGATCGGACGGCTACTTCCGCAACTTCTACGCCCGCCGCACACTGCGGATTTTTCCGCTCTACTACATCACGCTGCTGATTGTGCTCCTGGGTTTGCCGCTGGTCGGCATCGGGACCAGTTGGTTAAAAATGACCGATAGCGATAGCAACTCGCTGTGGATCTATGGCAGCAATGTCTTGATGAGCTACCGTGGCCAGTGGCAGTTTGGCGGACTGAATCACTTCTGGTCCCTCTGTGTCGAAGAACATTTCTACCTCGTTTGGCCGCTGGTCATTTTTGCCTGCTCGCGCACGACGGCGATGCGCGTTTGCGTAATTACGATCGTCGCCTCGGCTGGTTCGCGCTTGGCCTGGTTAGCGCTCGGTGGCAATAACGTTGCAGCGGAAGTCTTCACTCTGTTTCGACTCGATGCCCTGTGCGCTGGAGCTTGGATCGCGCTGGCGGCTCGTGGTCCGGGTGGCCTCGGCGCTTTGTTGCCATGGGCCAGGGGCACATTTGTTATTTGTGGCTTGCTCTTACTGCCACTCGTGGTACTGGGCGCGCGATTGCTCACCATTCCCACGACCATGTTTGCGTTCTTCTTCTCGTCCTTCATTCTGTTGGCAGTGGCCTCGGCCAAACAGGGTTGGTTGTCGTTCTTAGGAAAATCGCAGCTGCTCCTCTGGCTGGGGCGCTATAGCTACGGCATGTACGTCTATCAAAACCTGCTGTTGTATGGCCTGGCCGGCGTTTTCACTGCCGAGACCATTCAACAAGTTACTGGCTCGGACCTGGTTGGCCGGCTGGGCTTCATGCTGGTGATGTCGCTCTTGACGTGTGGTTTGGCCTGGCTCAGTTGGCATGCCTATGAAAAGCGCTGGCTAGCCTGGAAGCATCTGTTCGAAGCCAAACGCCCCTCAACTGCTCGCACTGCGGTAGCCACGTAAGGCCTGCTGAAACAACCAGCGAGAAAACACGAGGCAAACGATCGTCGCGATCTGGCAATACAAGGCCAGTTGCATAGTACTACGAAAGTCCGCAGCTACTGGCCAGGCGATGACTCGTGCCGGGACGTTCACGACCAATAGAATCGGCAACGCGAACGTGAAGATCCAGCGGAGGGGCTGTCCCCAAAAACCGTCGTAGATCTCCATGGGATAGCGCGAAAAGTTGGTGATGTAAAACCAGAAGTCGTACAGCGACCGATTCTGACCGAGCCAAATACTGGTCGCTGCCAGGCTGATCATCACGCTGTACATGATCGCCACGCCACACACGACGTAGTAGGCATAGACCAGCAGCCAGAGTGGGTTGAACACCAGCGGCGAGTCTGGTTGCTGAGTAAGTCGCCACAAACTGAAGCCCAGCAGCAGCAAGCCGGCAACAAAGTTCGAAAGTCCCGCCCACTCGATCTTGCGGAGCGAAATCAGGAACTGCGTATCGATTGGCTTGAGCAATGCAAAGTCCAAGCCGCCGGTGCGAATCAATTCGCTGAGCTCTTCGCAATTCGGCATAAAGAACGACTGCACCAGGCTGTTGACGATCATCGTCGTCGACAAAAAGGCGAAGAACTCGTACTGATTCCAGCCCGAGATTTCTGCCGTGTAGCGAAAGATGAGCAAATAAAAGCCCAGGTTCATTGCCATCCACGTGACCGAAGTGACGCACTCGATCAAAAAGTTAGCGCGGAACATCATCGCGCGAATCAGGCTATTGCGCGCGAACGTCAGGAACACTTGCCAGTAAGAAGGATGCTTCGAAGCGATGGCAGGCGCGAGTAAGTTTGGGTTGGAGTCCATGGTTAACCCCCGTACGCGCTATAACGGCGCACGCCACGTGCCCACAGCACGCGGGCCAGCACAGCGAAAAACAAAACCCAGGCGATCTCGATGAGCAGCCCCCAGGCCAATTCCCAGCCTCTCACTTTTCCCAGCCAGACCGCTGCCGGAAAATAAGCCAAATACTGCAGCGGCAAGAAGCGAACGATGCTTTCCCACGGTTCGCTCAACATGTCGATGGGGAACATATGCCCGGAAAGGAAAAAGCTGAAGAGCATGTAGACGAACAGCATCGAACTGACTTCAAGCATCCAGAAGCCCACGAGCCCCAGGCACGCCTCGAGGAAGTAACCCAGCATGAAGCCGAGGATCAGCGATAGCGCAAAGGCCCCGATTGTCGTCAAATCGGGCCAAGCCGGAAAATAGTTGCGGCAGAGAAAAAAGACCAGCGCGAATGGACCCGTCGCCACCGAATAGTAGGCCAGCTTGTGTGCCACTCGGCTAACCAACTGAAACCCGAGGGGATCGATGGGTTGGATCAGGAATTTTTTGATCTCGCCTGTACGAATCTGACCGGCAATTTGCGACGACAGGCCGGGCATACTCGAAAAGGCCCGCGCGACCATGGTCAGCAGATAGTAGGCGACAAATTCCTCGTAGGAATAGCCCGCGATTTTGCCATCTCCCAGATTCTGGAAGATGGCGTACCATAAAAAAACCTGCGTAACGATCGGCAAGAACCGCATCAGCGTACCGAGCGCGAAATCGCCGCGGTAAACCAATCGTTCCTGCAGCGAGATTCGCAGGATCATCCACCAGGTGCCGAACGCTGCATTCACAGGGGAAAGTTTCTTCTCGTTTTCTCAAGCGGTCTGCAGGCGGGGACAAAGCAAATATCGTTCAGCCTCGCAGGACTATTTCTTCTCGACCTTCACGCCACGGAGTTCGAGATTATCGTAGTCGGCAGTGTCATCAAAGGTACCGACGCCGATTTGTCCCCACGCAAACGTTTTGTCCTTGGCGGTCATGACTGGTTTGTTCATGTCGTCAAAATAGATCTCGATTGTGCCATCGGCAACCTTGCGCACGACTTTCACGTCGTGCCAGCGCTCCTCCCAATTCGTGCCGGGAGTCGTGGTGAGCGAAATCTTCGCCCGCGCCGAGTCGTTGACGATGAAGATTTGATTGGCGCGATCGTCACCCTGCTTGCCGAGGTGGACATAGTAGAAGTGGCTTGGGTCTTGATAGCCAAACACCAGGCAGGCATCGCGATGGCCGTAATCGACGTGCGTGCTCTGAACTTTGGTTTTCAGTTCGAAGTCGCCGACGACCACATCCTTAAGGATCGCAATGTTCGTGGGACTGCGGTGCGGCGGCTTGTACTTTGTCTTCTTCTCGTGCTGGCTAAAGACTTGCCCTTGGTCGGTCTTTTTGACCTTCCACTGGGCAGGATCCATCGGCTGCCAGTTGTCGGCACCTTTCTCGAAGTCTTCGGTGTAAACCACCGGCAATTGGTCCGCAGCAGTTACCGCGGATGTCGAAAGCAGGCTGCCTAGGCCGAGAACGACGCCGCCAATTGCCCAACAGAGAGAGTGAATCATCCGACGCATGGAGTTTGCTCCGCCAGTGAAAACATGAGTTAAGTTAGCCTGCTTATAATACTGCGAGCCCCTTCGCGTTACCATTCCCATCACTGCCACTGGACTGACATGTCTGCCGATTTTGCCACGATTCCACCACAAAGCGTCCGCCGCGATCACAGTGCGGGCGTTCTCCATATTGCCTGGCACGACGGCCTGGCAGCAGCGGTGAAGTATCCGCTAGTGCGTGTCGCCTGCAGTTGTGCGCGTTGCGTGGATGAGGTTACCGGCAAGCGGCTGATCGACATTACCGATATCGATCCGCTGGTCATCGCGCAGGAACTGCAAGGAGTCGGTTCGTATGCCATTCGCATTCAATGGAGCGATGGCCACAATACGGGGTTGTACACCTGGCCCCAACTCCGGGCGCTCAGTGAAAGTTCCGTGGCTTAGGGCTTTATGCCGATGCGAATTGCTTGCGGATTGCGGGCTTGTTCAAAAGCCTCTGTGACTGCGGTCAGCGGGCACCAGGCCTCGACCAACCCGGCAAAGGGATAGTGTCGATGATGCTGACTCAGGAACTCGACGGCAGCGATCAAGTGCTCCGGCCCGTAATTATGCACGCCGGAGATCGTCAGGTTTCTGCGCACCATTTGCTCGAGCGGAAGACTGAACGGCGCGCCGGGAAACACTGCCCCGACTAGCACGAAGCGCCCTCCCATCCGCACCAATGGCCAGGCGTTTTCGAACGCAGCTGTCGCGCCAGTGAACTCGAGCACCAGGTCGAAGCCGTGTCCGTTGGAGACCTCTTTGGCGATGGCAGGAAGTTCATTCGGTGCCACACTGTGGGTCGCGCCAAAGGCCTTCGCTCGCTCGCGGCGATCGACATGCATATCGACGCACACAACTGCCGATGCCCCTCGTGCATGGCACATGGCGGCTGCGGTCAGACCGAGCATGCCAGCGCCGAGAACGCAGACAGTGCGTTCACACACCTCGCCCGCCGAGGCAAGCGCTGCGGCCACCGTTGCGGTTGCGCAACTGGCTGGGCAGGCAACTTCGAGAGGGAGTTCATTCGGCAAACGTATGATTGAGGTGCCAGCTACGAGCAAGACGTGCTCGGCAAGACCGCCCAGCAATTCACGACCCGGGCGCAACGGCTCATGCCCATACTTCACGCTCTGGAGGCATTTCTGGGCGAGCCCGCGGAGGCAATAAAAGCACTCGCCGCAACTGGCGACGATGGCCCAGGTCACTCGGTCGCCAACTCTCAAGGGCTGGCCGGCAATATCGAGGCGAGACTTATTCTTACCGAAGGCGACGATCTCGCCAACAATTTCATGTCCCAGCACCGTCGGTACCGGCACTTTGCGATGCCCTTCATAGCTGTGCAAATCGCTGCCGCAAAGCGTGCAGCCCAACACCCGCGCGAGTGTTTCACCAGCCTGCAGTGTTGGCAATGGCAGTTGGCTTAGTTCCACTTCGCGGGGTGTGCCATGAAAGAGTGCGGCCCGGGACTGAATCACGTTCTCACCTCGTCACCTCGGCAGCAACTACTAATTTCGGCTCGCGAACTCGGTCGCTGAAGTATCGCCAACTTCCTGCCAGGCAGCAGAGCGCGAGGCCAGTCGCGATCCAACAGACCAGCAGAAAAAAATTGAGAAAGGAACCTTCAATGTTCAGCAAGTTCTTGCCCAGCAGCACGCCCACCACACCGAGATAGCCGATGGAGTCCGCAACATACATCAGGAAACCCAAGTTGCCTC
Above is a window of Anatilimnocola aggregata DNA encoding:
- a CDS encoding PSD1 and planctomycete cytochrome C domain-containing protein, which encodes MVVRSLLAAVLVVVGSCASLAAEVDFARDVLPVLQRSCFECHGREKAAGGLKLDTAESLQKGGDSGTVVVAGKAANSELLRRISLPKSDSEVMPNRGDVLTPDEVARIRDWINAGAVWPAGAKLARHWAYVTPVKAPLPQSSSHPVDAFVLDKLKSAGLQPSPPASAAVIARRLYFDVIGLPPTPAQVTAFEQAASRDLPSAVEKLVDELLRSPQYGEKWARPWLDAARYADSHGFQRDDLRELWPYRDWVIRALNDDMPFDQFTLEQLAGDLLPNATQDQRIASGFNRCAPCNVEAGTDPEENRVNQVFDRVNTLGAVWLGTTFECAQCHDHKYDPITHRDYYGLFAYFNQTEIEAERSNPRVPGSIRFLGPYLDIKDPAFEQQREKLTQEIAGLKAGLANFSTTTTTATAEEEPKAEILVPIDFDSAGDAGHKILDDGSILLVGDPPATDTYTITVHTKLKNITGFKLEALTDESLPGMGPGRGDPQRTNFVLHEFSVQAASLDAASRAEKVPLADATASFSQQGWDVSGAIDGKAKTGWAIGPRFKQSHWASFRTARPIGFEQGTTLTFKLEQNFGQARTLGRVRLSALTGEAKPAPKQPIAASPAKRELESQLSALENRLKGLKPPRTLVMQQVAQLRPTTMFNRGDFRTPGEAIQAATPVILTGTNKAIEPDRIALARWLCSDENPLTARVAVNRVWQELFGEGLVTTPEDFGIKGQRPTHPELLDWLAVEYREQGWSQKKLLKAILTSETYRQSSRLTPELSERDPQNRLLARGPSYRLSAEGIRDNALAIAGLIDLKQFGPPIYPPQPAGLWNKVGGEKYEYTVSPGSEQYRRGIYVVLKRMSPNPSMITFDATARLSCRVKRLRSNTPLQALTLLNDPVYVGAAQAFAQRIVREQPDGDLDARLAHAFRLAVARAPSAAELAVLRKLFNAEQAAGNEVSAWFAVASALLNLDETITKG
- a CDS encoding sulfatase family protein, with amino-acid sequence MTASSHQLGNQILALVLGLLLAATAAAQTKQPNIVVFLADDLGHGDLGVYGHPIIKTPNLNEFAKRGVLLQNCYSASAVCSPSRSAILTGRTPYRNGVFTWIPENREIHLRSSELALPKLLKEVGYETCHVGKWHLNSHFNQPTQPQPNDHGYDHWLATQNNAAPSHENPSNFVRNGKPIGKVEGYSSHIIVDEAATWLKTKRDAAKPFLLSVWAHEPHYPIKSAPEFKALYPDLTDDVQREHHANVSQLDAAFGKLLKTLDELKLTDDTLVIFTSDNGPEGDGIKSPGRGSTGGLRGRKRAVYEGGIRVPGIVKLPTSLNKASVAAGSKSAVPVIGSDIFVTAVKLAGAKLPADRVLDGGDLLPALEGKVVERSRPLYWRCVIAPGPMKTAMRIGDWKIVADEPLTQFELYNLKSDPVEQDDLKEKEPAKFGEMQAELKKLNAEIEAEGPTWWKTYQNGPANKKQQSKKQPSKNKNKE
- a CDS encoding DUF1501 domain-containing protein, whose amino-acid sequence is MLTVTGNEHRHCDGVSRRSVLKIGGLAMGGLSLSQLLSAEAAAKQPQRQKSIIMIFLTGGPPHQDMVDLKMDAPVEIRGEFRPIATKVPGIQICEHLPGLAATIDKWTIIRSLVGSEGRHAAFQCNTGWPVTQQPAGGWPSFGSVVSKLKGPANPGTPPFVSLANKMKNRPWGDPGQPGFVGQAFAPFTPNADGAGTLSVGSVSVEQMADRRALAQQLDRFKRTADANGAIEGLDAYQQQAFSILTSGRLAEALDLSKEDPKLRDRYGRGSTENSGYGDAGPLMNDYFLVARRLVESGVRVVSLAYGRWDWHGRPHGTTFDNARDHLPLLDQGLTALMEDLTARGMIDDVSIIVWGEFGRTPRINKNGGRDHWPNVGCGLLAGGGMKTGQVIGATDRLGDHATERPVHFQDVFATLYNRMGIDINRATVNDLSGRPRYLVDHTQYQPLREVI
- a CDS encoding WD40 repeat domain-containing protein, giving the protein MPTLELLHTLTHPNSAYAVAFSPDGKLLATASLDNTLKNWDVASGKELARLSGHGDGVCGVAFSLDGKKLYSASMDKTVRVWDVASGGVEATHGGHGAYIESFAISADGTTVATGSHDKSVRVIAADSGSLKGTLVGHADAVFAVALSPDGKRAASGSNDGTLRLWDVASGKGRTVANNDGVPQAVIFLNDGKSVVSGGNEGLIEFWNFATGERFQTFEGHQGMVKSLAISADDRWLVSGGTDGTVRLWNVELGKQIASVAAHKNNIYGVAIAPHKKQLASASFDRSIKVWAIRD